One Glycine max cultivar Williams 82 chromosome 4, Glycine_max_v4.0, whole genome shotgun sequence DNA segment encodes these proteins:
- the LOC100777248 gene encoding prohibitin-3, mitochondrial, which produces MGRNEAAISFLTNVARTAFGLGAAATAVSSSLYTVDGGQRAVLFDRFRGILDSTVGEGTHFLIPWVQKPYIFDIRTRPHTFSSVSGTKDLQMVNLTLRVLSRPDTEKLPTIVQNLGLEYDEKVLPSIGNEVLKAVVAQFNADQLLTERSQVSALVRDSLIRRAKDFNIVLDDVAITHLSYGGEFSRAVEQKQVAQQEAERSKFVVMKAEQERRAAIIRAEGESDAAKLISDATASAGMGLIELRRIEASREVAATLAKSPNVSYLPGGQNLLMALGPSR; this is translated from the coding sequence ATGGGTAGAAACGAAGCCGCCATTTCCTTCCTCACCAACGTCGCCCGCACTGCCTTCGGCCTGGGCGCGGCGGCCACCGCCGTCTCCTCTTCCCTCTACACCGTCGACGGCGGCCAGCGCGCCGTCCTCTTCGACCGCTTCCGCGGCATCCTGGACTCCACCGTCGGCGAAGGGACCCACTTCCTCATCCCCTGGGTCCAGAAACCCTACATCTTCGACATCCGCACTCGTCCCCACACCTTCTCCTCCGTCTCCGGCACCAAGGACCTCCAGATGGTTAACCTAACCCTCCGCGTCCTCTCCCGCCCCGACACCGAGAAGCTCCCCACCATCGTCCAGAACCTCGGCCTCGAATACGATGAAAAGGTCCTCCCTTCCATCGGCAACGAGGTCCTCAAGGCCGTCGTCGCGCAGTTCAACGCCGATCAGCTGCTCACGGAGCGGTCACAGGTCTCCGCCCTCGTCCGTGACAGCCTCATTCGTCGCGCCAAAGACTTCAACATCGTTCTCGATGACGTCGCGATTACTCACCTCTCCTACGGCGGGGAATTCTCCCGCGCAGTGGAGCAGAAGCAGGTGGCGCAGCAGGAGGCGGAGAGATCGAAGTTTGTGGTGATGAAGGCTGAGCAGGAGCGGAGGGCCGCCATTATTAGGGCTGAGGGTGAGAGCGATGCGGCCAAGCTGATCTCGGACGCCACTGCCTCGGCCGGGATGGGGCTGATCGAGCTAAGGAGGATTGAGGCGTCCAGGGAGGTGGCGGCCACGCTGGCGAAGTCGCCCAACGTCTCGTATTTGCCCGGTGGACAGAACTTGCTCATGGCTCTCGGTCCTTCGCGGTGA
- the LOC102666491 gene encoding uncharacterized protein: MGLIADHPVSILIDEGSTHNFLHHCVVLTLGFSPTETVPLRVTVGNDDELHCHQLCVAVTVHIQNHSFTVDFHILPLCGADVVLGVQWLKTLGPVLMDYASFTMKFITGGLLVELQGDGERDTNLISPSQLRRLPHTNSASTLFHIRLDQSTTTNLPVPHSLPAITNLTTKYSSLFQPLTTLPPSRPTDHKITLKPNSSPVNVRPYRYRYSQKQEIEEQVASMLASDLIRPSSSPFSSPVLLIKKKDDSWHFCIDYRALNAITVRDRFPIPTVDELLDELRGDRWFSKLDLMQGYHQILMNEADISKTAFRTHPSHYEFRVMPFGICNAPSSFQATMNQLFIKGYASLAAPLTKLLCHDQFQWSSEATKAFQALKDAITNSPILALPDFCVPFVVETMLPALGWWQF; the protein is encoded by the exons ATGGGCCTCATTGCTGACCACCCTGTCAGTATCCTGATAGACGAAGGAAGTACTCATAATTTCCTTCACCATTGCGTTGTCCTGACCCTAGGCTTCTCTCCGACGGAGACCGTTCCTCTCAGGGTTACGGTAGGCAACGACGACGAGCTTCACTGCCATCAGTTGTGTGTCGCGGTTACCGTTCACATTCAGAATCACTCCTTCACTGTTGACTTCCACATCTTGCCTCTCTGTGGAGCAGATGTTGTACTTGGAGTGCAATGGCTTAAGACACTGGGACCGGTTCTCATGGACTACGCTTCGTTCACCATGAAGTTCATCACTGGTGGCCTATTAGTTGAATTACAGGGTGATGGTGAGCGCGACACAAACCTCATTTCACCTTCGCAGCTACGCCGCCTTCCCCATACAAACTCAGCCAGTACTCTCTTCCATATTCGACTTGACCAAAGCACCACCACAAACCTGCCTGTCCCTCACTCATTACCTGCCATTACCAACCTCACCACTAAATACTCCTCCCTATTTCAACCCCTCACCACCCTCCCTCCTTCTCGCCCGACAGACCATAAAATCACCCTCAAACCCAATTCTTCCCCGGTGAACGTGCGACCTTATCGGTATCGCTATTCTCAAAAGCAGGAAATCGAGGAGCAGGTTGCTTCCATGCTTGCTAGCGATCTCATTCGACCAAGTTCGAGCCCCTTTTCTTCACCAGTATTGTTGATTAAAAAGAAAGACGATTCATGGCATTTTTGCATTGACTATAGAGCCCTTAACGCCATCACGGTGCGTGACCGCTTTCCTATTCCAACAGTTGATGAGCTGCTTGATGAACTCAGAGGGGATAGATGGTTTTCCAAGCTCGATCTTATGCAAGGATACCATCAAATACTGATGAACGAAGCAGATATTAGCAAGACCGCATTTAGAACGCACCCTAGTCATTATGAATTCCGTGTGATGCCCTTTGGGATATGCAATGCCCCATCCTCCTTTCAAGCTACAATGAATCAATT GTTCATCAAGGGTTATGCTTCCTTGGCTGCGCCACTCACCAAGCTCTTGTGCCATGATCAGTTTCAATGGTCTTCTGAGGCAACCAAGGCATTTCAGGCCCTCAAGGATGCCATCACTAACTCTCCGATTTTGGCTTTACCTGATTTCTGCGTTCCATTTGTGGTCGAGACGATGCTTCCGGCTCTGGGATGGTGGCAGTTCTGA